Proteins encoded within one genomic window of Citrobacter amalonaticus Y19:
- a CDS encoding ROK family transcriptional regulator, translating to MQRSGFNNARVRQANKQIFLSHLWREKQLSKSQLAQFTGLSIPAVSNILEELLDEGRICHSRETLSQRGLSSGSFHLPEQGAWTLCMNVTPTSLTSQLADARLVAVGDWQHEVINAATPEALLAAIASHWRRWRQRYPDTTINLALGVHGQVDPITGASKTMPQAPWKTPVEIKYLLEERLGIQVRLDNDCVMLALAEKWQNPAANEDFCVINVDYGIGSSFVINEQIYRGSLYGSGQIGHTIVNPDGIACDCGRYGCLETVASLSALKKQARVWMKAQPMAGRDPETLTTDMLIDAWRKGDVRIQAWVEHAASAIGLSLYNFLNILNINQIWLYGRSCAFGEPWLNTLRQQTGFNPFDHGDNPRAKATQIGFGTLTRAQQLMGIGYLYVESQLNDI from the coding sequence ATGCAGCGTTCGGGATTCAATAACGCCCGGGTCAGACAGGCGAATAAACAGATCTTCCTGTCGCATTTGTGGCGTGAAAAGCAGCTTAGTAAATCGCAGTTGGCGCAGTTCACCGGCCTGTCGATTCCGGCGGTGAGTAACATTCTTGAAGAGTTACTGGACGAAGGCCGGATTTGCCACTCCCGGGAAACGCTGAGTCAGCGTGGGCTCAGCAGCGGAAGTTTTCATCTGCCGGAACAGGGCGCGTGGACGCTATGTATGAACGTCACCCCCACCAGCCTGACCAGCCAACTGGCCGATGCCCGACTGGTGGCGGTTGGCGACTGGCAGCATGAGGTGATCAATGCCGCGACGCCTGAAGCGCTGCTCGCGGCGATTGCCAGCCACTGGCGTCGCTGGCGTCAGCGCTACCCCGACACCACGATCAACCTGGCGCTGGGTGTCCACGGTCAGGTCGATCCGATCACCGGCGCGTCGAAAACCATGCCGCAGGCACCGTGGAAAACGCCAGTGGAAATAAAGTATCTGCTGGAGGAGCGGCTCGGCATACAGGTCCGTCTGGACAACGACTGTGTGATGTTGGCGCTGGCGGAAAAATGGCAAAACCCGGCAGCCAACGAGGATTTCTGCGTCATCAACGTCGACTACGGTATTGGGTCCTCTTTCGTTATCAACGAACAGATTTATCGTGGCAGTCTGTACGGCAGCGGTCAGATTGGGCATACCATCGTTAACCCCGACGGCATCGCCTGCGATTGTGGGCGTTACGGCTGTCTGGAAACCGTCGCCTCTCTGAGCGCATTGAAAAAGCAGGCCAGGGTCTGGATGAAAGCGCAACCGATGGCGGGAAGGGATCCGGAAACGCTGACCACGGATATGCTGATCGATGCCTGGCGCAAGGGAGATGTGCGCATTCAGGCGTGGGTGGAACATGCCGCCAGCGCGATTGGCTTAAGCTTGTATAACTTTCTCAATATCCTGAACATTAATCAGATTTGGCTGTACGGACGCAGTTGCGCCTTCGGTGAACCCTGGCTCAACACGCTACGGCAACAGACGGGATTTAATCCCTTCGATCACGGTGATAACCCGCGAGCGAAAGCGACGCAGATTGGCTTTGGTACGCTGACTCGCGCCCAGCAGTTGATGGGAATTGGCTATCTGTACGTCGAGTCGCAACTGAACGACATTTAG
- a CDS encoding DoxX family protein: MNTLRYFDFGESRHLFLLIARIALAILFIIFGFPKLTGFDGTVQYMTSLGAPAPMLAAIIAVVMEVPAAILIVLGFFTRPLAIIFVFYTLGTAVIGHHFWNMTGDAVGPNMINFYKNVSIAGGFLLLAVTGPGAISVDRH; the protein is encoded by the coding sequence ATGAACACGTTACGCTATTTTGATTTTGGTGAATCACGTCATCTGTTTTTATTGATTGCCCGCATTGCGCTGGCAATTCTGTTTATTATTTTTGGCTTTCCTAAACTGACAGGGTTCGACGGGACCGTGCAGTACATGACCTCTCTCGGTGCGCCTGCACCAATGCTGGCGGCCATTATTGCCGTTGTCATGGAGGTTCCTGCGGCGATACTGATTGTGCTGGGCTTTTTCACTCGTCCCCTGGCGATTATTTTCGTTTTCTATACGCTGGGTACCGCCGTGATCGGTCATCACTTCTGGAATATGACCGGTGATGCGGTGGGGCCGAATATGATTAACTTCTATAAAAATGTCAGCATTGCCGGGGGGTTTTTGTTATTGGCCGTGACGGGTCCGGGGGCGATATCGGTAGACAGACATTAG
- the glyA gene encoding serine hydroxymethyltransferase — protein sequence MLKREMNIADYDAELWQAMEQEKVRQEEHIELIASENYTSPRVMQAQGSQLTNKYAEGYPGKRYYGGCEYVDIVEQLAIDRAKELFGADYANVQPHSGSQANFAVYTALLQPGDTVLGMNLAQGGHLTHGSPVNFSGKLYNIVPYGIDESGKIDYEEMAQLAQTHKPKMIIGGFSAYSGVVDWAKMREIADSIGAYLFVDMAHVAGLIAAGVYPNPVPHAHVVTTTTHKTLAGPRGGLILAKGGDEELYKKLNSAVFPSAQGGPLMHVIAGKAVALKEAMEPEFKVYQQQVAKNAKAMVEVFLNRGYKVVSGGTENHLFLLDLVDKNLTGKEADAALGRANITVNKNSVPNDPKSPFVTSGIRIGSPAITRRGFKEAEAKELAGWMCDVLDNINDEAVIERIKGKVLDICARFPVYA from the coding sequence ATGTTAAAGCGTGAAATGAACATTGCCGATTATGATGCCGAACTGTGGCAGGCTATGGAGCAGGAAAAAGTACGTCAGGAAGAGCACATCGAACTGATCGCCTCCGAAAACTACACCAGTCCGCGCGTCATGCAGGCGCAGGGCTCTCAGCTGACCAACAAATACGCTGAAGGATATCCGGGCAAGCGCTACTACGGCGGCTGCGAATACGTGGATATCGTTGAGCAACTGGCGATTGACCGCGCGAAAGAACTGTTTGGCGCAGACTACGCTAACGTGCAACCGCATTCCGGCTCTCAGGCTAACTTCGCCGTCTATACCGCGCTGCTGCAACCGGGTGATACCGTTCTGGGTATGAACCTGGCGCAAGGCGGTCACCTGACTCACGGCTCCCCGGTTAACTTCTCTGGCAAACTGTACAACATCGTGCCTTACGGTATCGATGAGTCAGGTAAAATTGACTACGAAGAGATGGCGCAGCTGGCTCAGACTCACAAACCGAAGATGATCATCGGCGGCTTCTCTGCCTATTCCGGCGTGGTTGACTGGGCAAAAATGCGTGAAATCGCTGACAGCATCGGCGCGTACCTGTTCGTTGATATGGCGCACGTTGCGGGTCTTATCGCCGCAGGCGTTTACCCGAACCCGGTTCCGCATGCTCACGTTGTGACCACCACCACCCACAAAACGCTGGCTGGCCCGCGCGGTGGCCTGATCCTGGCGAAAGGCGGTGACGAAGAGCTGTACAAAAAACTGAACTCTGCTGTTTTCCCAAGCGCGCAGGGCGGTCCGCTGATGCACGTGATCGCGGGTAAAGCCGTGGCGCTGAAAGAAGCGATGGAGCCAGAGTTCAAAGTCTACCAGCAGCAGGTGGCGAAAAACGCCAAAGCGATGGTGGAAGTGTTCCTGAACCGTGGCTACAAAGTGGTATCCGGCGGTACTGAGAACCACCTGTTCCTGCTGGATCTGGTGGACAAAAACCTGACCGGTAAAGAAGCTGACGCCGCGCTGGGTCGTGCCAACATTACTGTGAACAAAAACAGCGTGCCGAACGATCCGAAGAGCCCGTTTGTCACTTCCGGTATCCGTATCGGTTCTCCGGCCATTACGCGTCGCGGCTTTAAAGAAGCGGAAGCGAAAGAGCTGGCGGGCTGGATGTGTGACGTGCTGGACAACATCAATGATGAAGCGGTGATTGAGCGCATCAAAGGTAAAGTTCTGGACATCTGCGCACGCTTCCCGGTTTACGCGTAA
- the hmpA gene encoding NO-inducible flavohemoprotein, which produces MLDAQTIATVKATIPLLVETGPKLTAHFYDRMFAHNPELKEIFNMSNQRNDSQREALFNAIAAYASNIENLPALLPAVEKIAQKHTSFQIKPEQYNIVGTHLLATLDEMFSPGQEVLDAWGKAYGVLANVFINREAQIYTENASKTGGWEGTRPFRIVAKTPRSALITSFEFEPVDGGAVAEYQPGQYLGVWLKPDGFPHQEIRQYSLTRKPDNKSYRIAVKREEGGQVSDWLHNHANIGDVVHLAAPAGDFFMAVARDTPVSLISAGVGQTPMLAMLDTLANAQHSAQVNWFHAAENGDVHAFADEVSERGKTLPNFTAHTWYREPTEADRAKGAFDSIGLMDLNKLEGAISDPAMQFYLCGPVGFMQFAAKQLVELGVKNENIHYECFGPHKVL; this is translated from the coding sequence ATGCTTGACGCCCAAACCATCGCCACTGTAAAAGCCACTATTCCCCTGCTGGTTGAAACGGGTCCCAAACTGACCGCCCATTTTTACGATCGCATGTTTGCTCATAACCCTGAACTCAAAGAAATTTTCAACATGAGTAACCAGCGTAATGACTCACAGCGTGAAGCCCTTTTCAATGCCATTGCCGCCTATGCCAGCAATATTGAGAATCTGCCTGCCCTGCTGCCTGCGGTCGAGAAAATCGCCCAGAAGCACACCAGCTTCCAGATCAAACCAGAACAGTACAACATTGTCGGTACACATCTGCTGGCGACCCTCGACGAAATGTTCAGCCCGGGCCAGGAAGTGCTGGATGCGTGGGGTAAAGCCTACGGCGTGCTGGCTAACGTCTTTATCAATCGCGAAGCGCAAATCTACACTGAAAACGCCAGCAAAACCGGCGGCTGGGAAGGCACGCGCCCGTTCCGTATCGTGGCGAAAACGCCACGCAGCGCACTGATTACCAGCTTTGAATTTGAACCGGTAGACGGCGGCGCTGTGGCCGAATACCAGCCAGGCCAGTATCTCGGTGTCTGGCTGAAGCCAGACGGTTTTCCGCATCAGGAAATTCGTCAGTATTCCCTGACCCGCAAACCAGATAACAAAAGCTACCGTATAGCCGTTAAGCGTGAAGAAGGCGGTCAGGTTTCAGACTGGCTGCATAACCATGCGAACATCGGTGATGTCGTTCATTTAGCCGCGCCAGCAGGCGATTTCTTTATGGCGGTTGCCCGCGACACGCCGGTTTCGCTGATTTCTGCCGGCGTCGGTCAAACCCCTATGCTGGCGATGCTGGATACGCTGGCCAACGCGCAGCACAGCGCCCAGGTCAACTGGTTCCACGCCGCAGAAAACGGCGATGTGCATGCGTTTGCCGATGAGGTGAGCGAACGGGGAAAAACGTTGCCGAACTTTACCGCGCACACCTGGTATCGCGAACCAACCGAAGCCGATCGGGCGAAAGGCGCATTTGATAGCATTGGGCTGATGGATTTGAACAAACTGGAAGGCGCAATCAGCGATCCGGCGATGCAGTTTTACCTGTGCGGCCCGGTTGGCTTTATGCAGTTTGCCGCGAAGCAGCTTGTTGAACTGGGCGTGAAAAACGAAAACATTCATTACGAATGCTTCGGCCCGCACAAGGTCTTGTAA
- the glnB gene encoding nitrogen regulatory protein P-II — MKKIDAIIKPFKLDDVREALAEVGITGMTVTEVKGFGRQKGHTELYRGAEYMVDFLPKVKIEIVVPDDIVETCVDTIIRTAQTGKIGDGKIFVFDVARVVRIRTGEEDDAAI; from the coding sequence ATGAAAAAGATTGATGCGATTATTAAACCCTTCAAGCTCGATGATGTGCGTGAAGCGCTGGCTGAGGTAGGGATCACCGGTATGACCGTCACCGAAGTGAAAGGCTTTGGGCGTCAGAAAGGGCATACCGAGCTGTACCGTGGCGCGGAATATATGGTGGATTTTTTGCCGAAGGTGAAAATTGAAATCGTCGTGCCTGACGATATCGTTGAAACCTGCGTGGATACCATTATCCGTACGGCGCAGACGGGCAAAATTGGCGACGGTAAGATTTTCGTCTTTGATGTGGCGCGCGTGGTACGTATTCGTACCGGTGAAGAAGACGACGCGGCAATTTAA
- the glrR gene encoding two-component system response regulator GlrR → MSRKPAHLLLVDDDTGLLKLLGMRLTSEGYSVVTAESGAEGLRVLNREKVDLVISDLRMDEMDGMQLFSEIQKVQPGMPVIILTAHGSIPDAVAATQKGVFSFLTKPVDKDALYQAIDEALEQSAPATDDSWRESIVTRSPLMLRLLEQARMVAQSDVSVLINGQSGTGKEIFAQAIHNASPRSGKPFIAINCGALPEQLLESELFGHSRGAFTGAVSNREGLFQAAEGGTLFLDEIGDMPAPLQVKLLRVLQERKVRPLGSNRDIDIDVRIISATHRDLPKAMARGEFREDLYYRLNVVSLKIPALAERTEDIPLLANHLLRQSAERHKPFVRAFSTDAMKRLMTASWPGNVRQLVNVIEQCVALTSSPVISDALVEQALEGENTALPTFVEARNQFELNYLRKLLQITRGNVTHAARMAGRNRTEFYKLLSRHELDANDFKE, encoded by the coding sequence ATGAGTCGTAAACCGGCGCATTTACTGCTCGTGGATGATGACACTGGCCTGTTGAAACTGCTGGGCATGCGTCTGACCAGTGAAGGCTATAGCGTGGTAACCGCAGAGAGCGGGGCCGAAGGTCTGCGCGTTCTGAACCGTGAAAAAGTGGATCTGGTGATTAGCGATCTGCGCATGGATGAGATGGACGGCATGCAGTTGTTCAGCGAGATCCAGAAGGTTCAGCCGGGGATGCCGGTTATCATTCTTACCGCTCACGGTTCGATTCCGGATGCGGTCGCGGCAACGCAAAAAGGTGTGTTCAGTTTCCTGACCAAACCCGTGGATAAAGACGCGTTGTATCAGGCGATCGATGAGGCGCTTGAGCAGTCGGCACCCGCCACGGACGATAGCTGGCGCGAATCGATTGTCACGCGTAGCCCGCTGATGCTGCGTCTGCTGGAACAGGCGCGGATGGTGGCGCAGTCCGACGTCAGCGTGTTGATCAATGGTCAGAGCGGCACCGGGAAAGAGATCTTCGCTCAGGCTATCCACAATGCCAGCCCGCGCAGCGGTAAACCGTTTATCGCCATCAACTGCGGCGCACTACCGGAACAACTGCTGGAGTCGGAGTTGTTCGGCCACTCACGCGGTGCGTTTACCGGCGCGGTGAGCAACCGTGAAGGGCTGTTTCAGGCGGCGGAAGGCGGGACGCTGTTCCTTGACGAGATTGGCGATATGCCTGCGCCATTACAGGTCAAACTGCTGCGCGTCTTACAGGAACGTAAAGTCAGACCGCTTGGCAGCAACCGCGATATCGATATTGATGTGCGCATCATTTCGGCAACCCATCGCGATCTGCCGAAAGCGATGGCGCGCGGCGAATTTCGCGAAGATTTATACTACCGCCTCAATGTGGTCAGTCTGAAGATCCCGGCCCTGGCGGAGCGAACGGAAGATATTCCGCTGCTGGCAAATCATCTGCTGCGCCAGTCGGCGGAGCGGCATAAGCCGTTTGTGCGCGCGTTTTCGACGGATGCAATGAAGCGGCTGATGACTGCCAGTTGGCCTGGCAACGTGCGCCAGCTGGTGAACGTGATCGAACAGTGCGTGGCGCTGACCTCCTCGCCGGTGATCAGCGATGCCCTGGTCGAGCAGGCGCTGGAAGGGGAAAATACCGCCCTGCCGACCTTTGTCGAAGCGCGTAATCAGTTTGAGCTGAACTATCTGCGCAAGTTGCTGCAAATCACCCGAGGCAATGTCACACATGCGGCAAGAATGGCGGGCCGTAACCGGACGGAGTTCTATAAGCTGCTGTCGCGCCATGAGCTGGATGCAAACGATTTCAAAGAATAA
- the qseG gene encoding two-component system QseEF-associated lipoprotein QseG — protein sequence MPHVFVHIFQRLFSRQVILAGMPCLALMGCTPHVVKHITGDAPLDVLPTYQLADYLSVECTDIWALQGQSTDSNPLYWLRAIDCADRLLPVQSRSEARMLSDDSWQNAFKRGILLANAKITPLERRENISRLDALSPQIPAQVRPLYQIWRDGQSLQLQLAEERQRYSKLQQTTDGDLDTLRQQHQYLQAQLDLTTRKLENLTDIERQLSTRKPAGNYNQDATHGGDKSEGQAPVPSQDEVTP from the coding sequence ATGCCACACGTTTTTGTTCACATTTTCCAACGTTTATTCTCCCGCCAGGTCATCCTGGCGGGAATGCCCTGCCTTGCGCTGATGGGCTGTACGCCGCATGTGGTGAAACACATCACGGGAGATGCGCCACTGGACGTCCTACCGACGTATCAACTGGCGGACTACCTGTCGGTTGAGTGCACCGATATCTGGGCATTGCAGGGGCAATCGACTGACAGCAATCCCCTTTACTGGCTGCGCGCCATTGACTGCGCGGATCGCCTGTTGCCGGTGCAGTCGCGCAGCGAGGCCCGTATGCTGAGCGACGACAGCTGGCAAAATGCCTTTAAACGCGGCATCTTGCTGGCGAATGCCAAAATCACGCCGCTGGAGCGTCGCGAGAACATCTCGCGACTGGATGCGTTAAGCCCGCAAATTCCGGCGCAGGTGCGTCCGCTTTATCAGATCTGGCGCGACGGTCAGTCGCTGCAGCTCCAGCTCGCCGAAGAACGTCAGCGCTACAGCAAACTGCAGCAAACGACCGATGGCGATCTGGATACGTTGCGTCAGCAGCACCAGTACCTTCAGGCACAGCTCGATCTCACGACGCGCAAGCTGGAAAACCTGACCGATATTGAGCGTCAGCTTTCCACCCGTAAACCGGCGGGAAATTACAATCAGGATGCGACGCATGGCGGCGACAAGTCTGAGGGACAAGCACCTGTACCTTCACAAGATGAGGTGACCCCATAA
- the qseE gene encoding two component system sensor histidine kinase QseE/GlrK: protein MKRWSVFPRSLRQLVTLAFLLILLPLLVLAWQAWQSLNALSAQAALTNRTTLIDARRSEAMTNAALEMERSYRQYCVLDDPTLAKVYQSQRKRYSEMLDAHAGVLPDDKLYQALRQDLNGLAQLQCHNSGPDTAAAARLEAFANANTEMVQATRTVVFSRGQQLQQEIAERGQFFGWQALVLFLVSLAMVLLFTRMIIGPVKGIERMINRLGEGRSLGNTVTFAGPRELRSVGQRIIWLSERLSWLESQRHQFLRHLSHELKTPLASMREGTELLADQVVGPLTPEQKEVVDILDDSSRNLQKLIEQLLDYNRKLADSAIEMESVEIEPLVDMVVSAHSLPARAKMMHTDIELAAERCLAEPMLLMSVLDNLYSNAVHYGAESGNIRIRSRLQGTTVYIDVINTGTPIPEAERTMIFEPFFQGSHQRKGAVKGSGLGLSIARDCIRRMQGELYLVDEQAQEVCFRIALPLSATKND from the coding sequence TTGAAGCGCTGGTCTGTTTTCCCCCGGTCATTACGCCAACTGGTGACGCTGGCATTCCTGCTGATCCTGTTACCGCTGCTGGTCCTCGCCTGGCAGGCGTGGCAAAGTCTGAACGCGCTCAGCGCCCAGGCGGCGCTGACGAACCGTACCACCCTTATCGACGCGCGCCGCAGCGAGGCGATGACCAATGCCGCGCTGGAGATGGAGCGCAGCTACCGTCAGTATTGCGTCCTTGACGATCCGACGCTGGCGAAGGTGTATCAGAGCCAGCGCAAACGCTACAGCGAAATGCTGGACGCCCATGCGGGCGTGCTGCCTGACGATAAGTTGTATCAGGCGCTGCGTCAGGACCTGAACGGTCTGGCGCAACTGCAATGCCATAACAGCGGGCCCGATACCGCCGCCGCTGCACGACTGGAAGCGTTTGCCAATGCCAATACCGAAATGGTGCAGGCGACGCGTACCGTGGTTTTCTCACGCGGGCAGCAGTTGCAACAGGAGATCGCCGAACGCGGGCAGTTCTTCGGCTGGCAGGCGCTGGTACTGTTTCTGGTGAGTCTGGCGATGGTGCTGCTGTTCACGCGAATGATTATCGGGCCGGTAAAGGGCATCGAGCGGATGATCAATCGCCTGGGGGAAGGGCGATCGCTGGGCAATACCGTCACTTTTGCCGGGCCGCGCGAACTGCGTTCCGTTGGGCAACGGATCATCTGGCTGAGCGAGCGCCTCTCCTGGCTTGAATCCCAGCGCCATCAATTTTTGCGCCATCTCTCCCATGAACTGAAAACCCCGCTGGCCAGTATGCGGGAAGGGACCGAACTGCTGGCGGATCAGGTGGTGGGGCCGCTGACGCCGGAACAAAAAGAGGTGGTTGACATTCTTGATGACAGCAGCCGCAATCTGCAAAAATTGATTGAACAACTGCTTGATTACAACCGCAAACTGGCTGACAGCGCCATTGAAATGGAAAGCGTGGAAATTGAACCGCTGGTGGATATGGTGGTTTCCGCTCATAGTCTACCGGCCCGCGCTAAAATGATGCATACCGACATTGAACTGGCGGCAGAACGCTGTCTTGCCGAGCCGATGTTATTGATGAGCGTACTGGACAATCTTTATTCCAATGCGGTGCACTACGGGGCTGAATCCGGTAACATTCGTATTCGCAGCCGCTTACAGGGGACAACGGTATATATCGATGTTATCAATACCGGAACGCCTATCCCTGAAGCGGAAAGAACCATGATTTTCGAACCTTTTTTCCAGGGAAGTCATCAACGGAAAGGGGCAGTGAAGGGGAGCGGACTGGGGTTGAGCATCGCCAGAGATTGTATCCGCCGTATGCAGGGGGAGCTGTATCTTGTCGATGAACAGGCGCAAGAGGTTTGCTTTCGCATAGCACTGCCGTTATCTGCAACGAAAAACGATTAA
- a CDS encoding reverse transcriptase family protein, producing MSETPKLTRQQIYERIRETSKEEYIQAEMIRLGFWDATQEKPDLTTEFITRRAALEKQLAELGRKQQLYSDPQKALRELHKARKKAALEKREQTRIARNKARYERAQQWHEKQRSEITYLGAGYSFGLDETTHDDARLQQHHLPQLANSQALATAMGITLNELRFLCFQKEVSRINHYRRFSLMKKNGGQRLISAPMPRLKRAQYWILENILNRVPLHDAAHGFVTGRSILSNALPHVNQAIVVNLDMENFFPTVNYRRVKGVFRQLGYSEQIATELALLTTEPEAEQVVLDGENWFVQQGERFLPQGAPSSPALSNIICRRLDSRMHGMANKLGFTYTRYADDMTFSCADKSANVQQLLWRCKQIVQDEGFRLHSEKTRVMRKPQKQEVTGIVVNEKPSLDRKTLKRFRALLFQIAKDGIEGKRWGAGELMASLEGYANFVAQVAPDKGIPLQKQVTDLKRRFGYATRPGRITALNKTLFRAKAARGEAPRDNWWQAQGPSAPVLELTMQQKQAMRRPVSVTSPTSPNNDTPRTVNADAPAHQPARTSVKWWIILIAIILYFLMRK from the coding sequence ATGTCTGAGACACCGAAGCTGACCCGTCAGCAAATCTATGAGCGGATCCGCGAAACCAGTAAAGAGGAGTACATCCAGGCCGAGATGATCCGTCTTGGTTTTTGGGATGCCACGCAGGAAAAGCCTGACCTGACGACAGAATTCATTACCCGACGGGCGGCGTTGGAGAAGCAACTTGCCGAACTGGGGCGGAAGCAGCAGTTGTACAGCGATCCGCAAAAAGCCTTGCGGGAGCTGCATAAAGCGCGGAAAAAAGCGGCGCTGGAAAAACGCGAACAGACGCGAATCGCCCGCAACAAGGCGCGCTATGAACGTGCGCAACAGTGGCATGAAAAACAACGATCAGAAATTACTTATCTCGGCGCGGGTTATTCTTTCGGCCTCGATGAAACCACGCATGATGACGCCCGATTGCAGCAGCACCATCTGCCGCAACTGGCGAACAGTCAGGCGCTGGCAACCGCGATGGGGATTACGCTTAACGAGCTGCGTTTTTTATGCTTTCAGAAAGAGGTGTCGCGTATCAACCATTACCGACGTTTTTCTCTTATGAAAAAAAACGGGGGTCAGCGGCTGATTTCCGCGCCGATGCCGCGTCTGAAGCGAGCTCAATACTGGATCCTCGAAAATATTCTCAATCGTGTGCCGCTGCATGATGCCGCACATGGCTTTGTGACGGGACGTAGTATCCTGAGCAACGCACTACCGCACGTGAATCAGGCGATTGTGGTTAATCTGGATATGGAGAATTTCTTCCCGACGGTGAACTATCGCCGGGTTAAAGGCGTGTTTCGTCAGTTGGGTTATTCGGAGCAGATTGCCACGGAACTTGCTCTGTTAACGACAGAACCCGAAGCGGAGCAGGTTGTCCTGGACGGTGAAAACTGGTTTGTACAACAGGGGGAGCGCTTTTTGCCCCAGGGGGCACCGAGCAGCCCGGCGCTCTCGAATATTATCTGCCGTCGTCTTGATAGTCGTATGCATGGGATGGCAAACAAGCTTGGGTTTACTTACACCCGCTATGCAGACGACATGACCTTTTCCTGTGCGGATAAATCAGCCAACGTTCAGCAATTGCTGTGGCGCTGTAAGCAGATTGTTCAGGATGAAGGGTTCAGGCTTCATTCTGAGAAAACAAGAGTGATGCGTAAGCCGCAAAAGCAAGAAGTGACCGGGATTGTGGTTAATGAGAAACCATCGCTGGATCGTAAAACCCTGAAGCGATTTCGCGCTCTGCTATTTCAGATTGCCAAAGATGGTATCGAAGGCAAACGCTGGGGGGCGGGCGAACTGATGGCAAGCCTTGAGGGATACGCGAATTTTGTGGCTCAGGTAGCACCCGATAAAGGGATCCCGCTACAAAAACAGGTTACCGACCTGAAGCGGCGTTTTGGCTATGCCACACGTCCGGGGCGGATTACTGCCTTGAACAAGACATTATTCCGGGCAAAAGCGGCGCGTGGCGAAGCACCGCGTGATAACTGGTGGCAGGCTCAGGGACCGTCGGCACCGGTACTGGAACTCACAATGCAACAGAAGCAGGCGATGCGGCGACCTGTATCCGTGACTTCGCCAACTTCCCCAAATAACGACACACCGCGGACCGTGAACGCTGATGCGCCAGCACATCAGCCAGCACGCACTTCAGTGAAATGGTGGATAATCCTGATTGCGATAATTCTCTACTTCCTGATGCGGAAATAA